A section of the Phaseolus vulgaris cultivar G19833 chromosome 8, P. vulgaris v2.0, whole genome shotgun sequence genome encodes:
- the LOC137824841 gene encoding uncharacterized protein, protein MTNLPIQKVLQKPDVVGRMVRWAVELSEFDIQYEPRGSIKGQIYADFVAELSSRGNQEMESGSQWLLSVDGSSNQQGSGAGIVLEGPNGVLIEQALRFAFKSSNNQAEYEALIAGMLLAKEMGAQSLLVKSDSQLITGQVSGEFLDKDPQMAVYLRYAQLLKGAFNALELVHVPREENARADLLAMLASSGKGGRQRTVIQETLKAPRKFVEDNVLHICRVRGKPRSHRSLTQDKMRAPRIGTYVDAPEEGNHMQVCTLVEGDTWMTPYRRYLADGVLLAEPEEGKKIKRNAARYTLVDGILFRHGRLVSDNGTQFASQQLRNLCAEVGIKQVFALVEHPQTNGQVESANRVLLRGLKRRLEKGKGAWAEEVPRIVWAYHTIPQSSTMETPFRLVYGSDAMIPVEIHESSPHYQNFVAEESNEERRVNLDLLDEAREEARVEGQYSSKVKPRQFQVGNLVMRKAHPYELENKLSPKWTGPFRVTDAKGNGSYNLETLEGGPIPRSWNAANLKFYFN, encoded by the exons atgacgaacctccccatacagaaggtgTTGCAAAAACCTGATGTTGttggaaggatggttcgctgggcggtggagctgtcggagttcgatattcAATACGAGCCCAGAGGATCTATTAAAGGGCAGATATATGCGGACTTCGTCGCAGAGCTCTCCTCCAGAGGCAACCAAGAAATGGAGTCAGGGtcacagtggttgctctcggtcgaTGGCTCCTCCAATCAGCAAGGAAGTGGAGCAGGAATAGTCCTGGAAGGACCTAATGGCGTACTCATCGAGCAAGCTTTGCGTTTTGCTTTTAAATCGAGCAACAACCAAGCTGAGTACGAGGCACTGATCGCAGGGATGCtcttggccaaagagatgggggCGCAGAGCCTCTTAGTAAAGAGTGATTCACAGCTGATCACGGGGCAAGTCTCGGGCGAATTCCTAGATAAGGACCCACAAATGGCGGTGTACTTGAGGTATGCCCAATTGCTAAAGGGAGCATTTAATGCTCTTGAGTtagtacatgtcccaagggaggaGAATGctagagctgacctgcttgccatgctggccagctcaggcaaggggggcagacagaggacagtaattcaagagacgctcaaagctccgcgaaAGTTCGTGGAGGATAACGTCCTCCATATTTGTAGAGTGAGAGGAAAACCGaggagtcatcgttctttgACTCAAGACAAAATGAGGGCACCTCGCATCGGCACATATGTGGACGCGCCTGAAGAAGGAAACCACATGCAAGTATGTACTTTGGTTGAGGGAGACACTTGGATGACGCCGTACAGGCGATACTTAGCGGACGGGGTTCTCCTAGCAGAACCAGAAGAAGGTAAGAAGATCAAGAGAAACGCTGCGAGATACACCCTGGTAGATGGGATCTTATTCAGGCACGG GCGGCTGGtgtccgacaatggcacccagtttgcgAGCCAACAGCTGAGAAACCTGTGTGCAGAGGTgggcatcaagcaggtgttcgcgttagtggaacacccccagacaaatggACAAGTCgagtcagcgaatagagttttgctgagagggctGAAGAGAAGATTGGAGAAAggtaaaggggcgtgggcagaagaggtgccaaggattgtgtgggcgtaccataccataccccaatcttccaccatggagacccCTTTCAGGCTAGTATATGGGTCagatgcgatgatcccagtggagatccacgaaagctcgccacattaccagaattttgtggccgaagaatccaatgaagagaggcgagTGAATCTGGACTTgctggacgaagccagggaagaagcaagAGTGGAGGGACAgtatagctctaaggtgaagccgcgGCAATTTCAAGTTGGTAActtagtcatgaggaaggctcacccatatgagctagagaacaagttgtctccgaaatggaccggacccttcagagttaccgatgccaaggggaatggttcatacaacctagagactttggaaggaggccCCATTCCACGTAGTTGGAATGCGGCCAATTTAAAATTCTACTTCAATTAA